A genomic segment from Acidobacteriota bacterium encodes:
- a CDS encoding type 4a pilus biogenesis protein PilO, with protein sequence MTGLEGKPLYYGLLVGALIAGMLVALVHFFPVATLKTEIQTLEDEIDTLETRIAEGRAAERELPQFRDEVARLELELERLKKILPSQRNTEEIIKKVKALVDEGDFVLKNLNFPEFNAVESDIYMEWPISVALDGRYHDLAILFNKLGNFSRIMNVENIQIDALSQQDERTVSSQFTAKTFVLIEETGNEEGTPGGE encoded by the coding sequence GTGACGGGTCTCGAAGGAAAACCTCTCTACTACGGCCTGCTGGTGGGAGCTCTGATCGCCGGCATGCTCGTGGCGTTGGTGCACTTTTTCCCGGTCGCCACCCTCAAGACCGAGATCCAGACTCTCGAGGACGAGATCGACACCCTCGAAACAAGGATCGCGGAGGGGAGGGCAGCCGAGAGAGAGCTTCCGCAATTTCGGGACGAGGTCGCACGCCTCGAGCTGGAGCTGGAGCGTCTGAAGAAAATTCTTCCCTCCCAGCGCAACACCGAGGAGATCATCAAGAAGGTCAAGGCGCTCGTCGATGAAGGAGACTTCGTCCTCAAGAATCTCAACTTCCCCGAGTTCAACGCGGTCGAGAGCGATATTTACATGGAATGGCCGATCTCGGTCGCGCTCGACGGTCGTTACCATGACCTCGCCATACTCTTCAACAAGCTCGGCAACTTTTCGAGAATCATGAACGTCGAGAACATTCAGATCGACGCTCTCAGCCAGCAGGACGAGCGAACGGTGTCGAGCCAGTTCACGGCGAAGACGTTCGTGCTGATCGAAGAGACCGGGAACGAAGAAGGAACGCCGGGAGGAGAATGA
- a CDS encoding PilN domain-containing protein: MIRINLVSEGRGPRGGGAASAVGGAMTEAAPGDLNNKVLVGIALVGLILAGAYWFLFWSQRNRLENQAVELRAEAQALEKIIREVEQFKQRKADLELRINLINDLKKNQKMPVRVMDRVSQNLPDLLWLTSMRVTGTQVEIEGQALNTAAVAVFVENIKGDPLFAEPNVRRISRQGNTEVYQFQMGFTFFLPQLPEEAEQGEIVEPAA; encoded by the coding sequence ATGATCAGGATCAATCTCGTCAGCGAGGGACGCGGTCCGCGGGGTGGCGGTGCAGCATCGGCCGTCGGCGGCGCGATGACCGAGGCCGCTCCGGGCGACCTCAACAACAAGGTGCTCGTCGGCATCGCGCTGGTCGGGCTGATCCTCGCCGGCGCGTACTGGTTCCTCTTCTGGAGCCAGAGGAACCGCCTCGAGAACCAGGCCGTGGAGCTGCGGGCCGAAGCACAGGCTCTCGAGAAGATCATCCGGGAAGTCGAGCAGTTCAAGCAGAGAAAAGCGGACCTCGAGCTTCGGATCAATCTGATCAATGACCTCAAGAAGAACCAGAAGATGCCGGTTCGAGTCATGGATCGTGTCAGCCAGAATCTTCCTGACCTGCTCTGGTTGACCAGCATGCGCGTAACCGGGACGCAGGTGGAAATCGAGGGGCAGGCGCTCAACACTGCTGCCGTTGCGGTGTTCGTCGAGAACATCAAAGGGGATCCTCTCTTCGCTGAACCGAACGTAAGGAGAATCTCGCGGCAGGGCAACACTGAGGTCTACCAGTTCCAGATGGGATTCACATTCTTTCTTCCGCAGCTTCCCGAAGAGGCGGAACAAGGAGAAATCGTGGAGCCGGCGGCGTGA
- a CDS encoding pilus assembly protein PilM, with product MFFSKSKNLVGLDIGSSAIKLVELKEKKAGNFQLVKIGLESLSPEAIVDGSIMDSSLVVETISRLASEQGVKNPNFATSLSGHSVIIKKITLPAMSPEEMDESIQWEAEQYIPFDINDVSLDYVPLDTGMGDNADVILVAVKKDKIGDYTSVISQAGKNAVHVDVDAFATQNCYEYNYGGTGAGTVALVNIGASVTNVNVLVGGQSQFWRDITFGGNQYTDAIQRELNLPFESADALKRGQPAGEYTIEQVIPVLNSVSEDFAGELRKTLDFFTATSGNAGVDEVMLSGGGASVLNLESILSDKFAFPVHTLNPFRSIQVNEGDFNPEWLSEVGPSMAVAVGLALRKLGDA from the coding sequence GTGTTCTTCTCAAAGAGCAAAAACCTGGTCGGTCTTGATATCGGGTCCTCGGCGATTAAGCTCGTCGAGCTGAAAGAGAAAAAGGCCGGAAATTTCCAGCTCGTCAAAATCGGGTTGGAATCGCTGTCTCCGGAGGCCATCGTCGACGGCTCCATCATGGATTCCTCTCTGGTCGTCGAGACGATCTCCCGTCTGGCGAGCGAGCAGGGGGTAAAGAACCCGAATTTCGCCACCTCCCTGTCGGGTCATTCGGTGATCATCAAGAAGATCACTCTTCCTGCGATGTCTCCGGAGGAGATGGACGAATCGATCCAATGGGAGGCGGAGCAGTACATCCCCTTCGACATCAATGACGTGAGTCTGGATTACGTCCCCCTCGATACCGGGATGGGCGACAACGCGGACGTCATCCTGGTCGCCGTGAAGAAGGACAAGATCGGCGATTACACGTCGGTGATCAGCCAGGCGGGGAAAAACGCGGTTCACGTCGACGTCGACGCATTCGCCACGCAGAACTGCTACGAGTACAACTACGGGGGGACCGGGGCCGGCACCGTCGCCCTCGTCAACATCGGCGCTTCGGTGACCAATGTGAACGTCCTCGTCGGGGGGCAGTCGCAGTTCTGGAGGGACATCACCTTCGGGGGGAACCAGTACACCGACGCCATCCAGAGGGAGCTGAACCTTCCTTTCGAGTCGGCGGACGCTCTGAAGAGAGGTCAGCCGGCCGGTGAGTACACGATCGAGCAGGTGATTCCGGTGCTGAACTCGGTTTCCGAAGACTTTGCGGGCGAGCTTCGGAAGACCCTCGACTTTTTCACGGCAACCTCGGGCAACGCCGGAGTGGACGAAGTGATGCTCTCCGGTGGCGGGGCCTCGGTACTGAACCTGGAGTCGATTCTTTCGGACAAGTTCGCCTTTCCGGTCCACACCCTGAATCCATTCCGGAGTATCCAGGTCAACGAGGGGGATTTCAATCCGGAGTGGCTGTCGGAGGTCGGGCCGAGTATGGCTGTCGCAGTGGGGCTGGCCTTGAGGAAGCTGGGTGACGCATGA
- the pilQ gene encoding type IV pilus secretin PilQ produces the protein MADVLEERVMVEVGMMRMKLQYVLGGALMLAAFGCSSAGVTPDDPSSPVRASAVSGESVEKPVLTSIRSELVPSPRLVFNTTQHPSYTSYSPQADVFVVDLPSVTRAAGLEIPSNLPPIVASLAAEEVFELGTPITRITVRLTGDLDPSVSTEGKNLVISLGETDPVAIADEPAAQWGDDEGVRLAEPVVTSEALPTAEPVVPILDEPLEDSSEPAIATVTEPRLVIVPDQMASNLLGVKVETTSEGLVVKLRTDGRVDYKSFTLPDPARIVVDLNGLVNRSERSVISTGSASVQRVRVAQFSSDPDPVARVVLDLKGDHPYTVRQAAEGLEVVMSDAARPVRTMLASEIDTDLPATRVAPKMTAADLPREAPEDVFRVSDAAGVEQDATHLVYAPQTVREPEPPPQERPIDTSVIRSTVEQEPVDDVFQQGVTPGATVEGGTVLLPGESREVGAMERIFTGEPIDITFTNADLIDVLRLFSEITGLNIAIDPEVRGTVTVRFEGVPWDQALDLILRQNDLTYTYSGNVMRIGTINRLTAEAVRTRELAEEERNNVPLRTVIKYLSYARAPDVQSILSALSTPRGTIIVDARTNQLIISEVPDVLQTMFDLIETIDVATPQVMIEARIVETTKNFARQLGITWGFNGTLDPALGTGTGLTFPNRVDVTGGPFDFGAGNPVLDLSFMDVLGTFDLDVLLTAAESEGLVKVVSAPKVTTQDNQAAEIQSGVQIPVQTRVNFTTTVTYIDATLRLSVTPQVTAVGTVIMDIQVQKTEPALGLTVVGGTNSPLITRRAQTKLMVRDGGTTVIGGIYQATDNNAQSRVPFLHQIPVLGNLFKNNDISSRHDELLIFITPRIVRVQ, from the coding sequence GTGGCTGATGTCTTGGAGGAGCGTGTGATGGTGGAGGTGGGAATGATGAGGATGAAGCTCCAGTACGTTCTCGGTGGAGCCCTGATGCTGGCGGCGTTCGGCTGCTCGTCAGCGGGCGTGACTCCGGATGATCCGTCGAGCCCGGTCAGGGCGAGCGCCGTTTCCGGCGAGTCGGTCGAAAAACCCGTGCTGACGTCGATCAGGTCCGAGCTCGTACCTTCGCCGCGGCTCGTTTTCAATACGACCCAACACCCTTCGTACACTTCCTACAGCCCCCAGGCCGACGTTTTCGTCGTCGACCTCCCCTCGGTGACTCGAGCGGCCGGACTCGAGATCCCCTCGAATCTTCCTCCGATCGTGGCTTCTCTCGCCGCGGAAGAGGTTTTCGAGCTCGGGACCCCGATCACACGGATCACCGTCCGCCTGACCGGCGATCTCGATCCGAGCGTCTCGACCGAAGGAAAAAACCTCGTCATCAGTCTCGGGGAAACCGATCCTGTGGCAATTGCGGATGAGCCTGCCGCGCAGTGGGGAGATGACGAGGGCGTTCGACTTGCCGAGCCCGTCGTGACGAGCGAGGCGCTGCCGACGGCGGAACCGGTCGTACCGATTCTCGACGAGCCGCTCGAGGATTCGAGCGAGCCAGCCATCGCTACCGTCACGGAGCCTCGGCTCGTCATCGTTCCCGACCAGATGGCTTCGAATCTTCTGGGAGTCAAAGTCGAAACCACGAGCGAAGGTCTCGTCGTGAAGCTCCGAACCGATGGACGCGTCGATTACAAAAGTTTCACGCTGCCGGACCCGGCCAGGATCGTGGTCGACCTGAACGGACTGGTCAACCGGTCGGAGCGCTCGGTGATCTCGACGGGTAGCGCCTCAGTTCAGCGGGTTCGGGTAGCGCAATTCAGCAGTGATCCCGATCCGGTCGCGCGCGTCGTGCTCGATCTCAAGGGAGACCATCCGTATACCGTCCGGCAGGCGGCCGAGGGGCTGGAAGTGGTGATGTCCGACGCCGCCCGTCCAGTCCGAACGATGCTTGCAAGCGAGATCGACACGGACCTCCCCGCAACTCGCGTGGCCCCGAAAATGACGGCGGCGGATCTGCCGAGGGAAGCGCCGGAAGATGTCTTCAGAGTGTCGGATGCAGCGGGGGTCGAGCAGGATGCGACTCACCTGGTTTATGCGCCGCAGACGGTCCGCGAACCGGAGCCGCCGCCGCAGGAGCGGCCAATCGACACCAGCGTGATCCGGAGCACCGTCGAGCAGGAACCGGTCGACGACGTGTTCCAGCAGGGCGTCACTCCGGGCGCGACGGTCGAGGGCGGTACGGTTCTCCTGCCGGGAGAGAGCCGGGAAGTCGGCGCGATGGAGCGGATCTTCACCGGCGAGCCGATCGACATCACGTTCACCAACGCGGACCTGATCGACGTGTTGAGACTCTTCAGCGAGATCACCGGGTTGAACATTGCGATCGATCCGGAAGTGCGGGGGACGGTCACGGTCCGGTTCGAAGGAGTTCCGTGGGATCAGGCGCTCGATCTGATTCTCCGGCAGAACGACCTGACCTACACGTACAGCGGCAACGTCATGCGGATCGGAACGATCAACCGCCTGACGGCCGAGGCCGTACGGACACGTGAGCTCGCCGAAGAAGAGCGAAACAACGTGCCTCTCCGGACTGTCATCAAATACCTTTCATATGCACGGGCACCCGACGTCCAGTCGATTCTCAGTGCCCTCAGCACGCCGCGCGGTACGATCATCGTCGACGCGCGTACCAATCAGTTGATTATCTCCGAGGTCCCGGACGTGTTGCAGACGATGTTCGATCTGATCGAGACGATCGATGTGGCAACGCCCCAGGTCATGATCGAAGCGAGAATCGTCGAAACGACGAAGAACTTCGCGCGTCAGCTCGGAATCACCTGGGGCTTCAACGGGACTCTCGACCCGGCACTCGGCACGGGGACTGGCCTCACGTTCCCCAACCGGGTGGATGTCACGGGCGGGCCATTCGACTTCGGAGCTGGCAATCCCGTCCTCGATCTGAGCTTCATGGATGTGCTGGGCACCTTCGATCTCGATGTTCTCCTCACGGCAGCCGAAAGCGAGGGACTGGTCAAGGTGGTCTCGGCGCCGAAGGTCACCACTCAGGACAATCAGGCCGCAGAGATCCAGAGCGGTGTCCAGATTCCCGTGCAGACGCGCGTGAACTTCACCACGACCGTCACCTACATCGACGCGACGCTCAGGCTCTCGGTCACACCGCAGGTCACGGCAGTCGGAACGGTCATCATGGACATTCAGGTTCAGAAGACGGAGCCGGCGCTCGGTCTGACTGTAGTCGGCGGGACGAACTCGCCGCTGATTACCAGACGAGCCCAGACCAAGCTGATGGTGCGTGACGGCGGAACGACCGTGATCGGTGGTATTTACCAGGCCACCGACAACAATGCGCAATCAAGAGTTCCGTTCCTGCACCAGATTCCGGTGCTGGGCAACCTGTTCAAGAACAATGACATCTCTTCGAGGCACGACGAGCTGCTGATCTTCATTACGCCGCGGATCGTGAGGGTACAGTGA
- the rpmB gene encoding 50S ribosomal protein L28, translating to MARMCEVCGKKPVSGNNVSHANNVTKRRWLPNLQRVRAVVDGTVRRIRVCTRCIRSGKVAKAAR from the coding sequence ATGGCAAGAATGTGCGAAGTCTGCGGCAAAAAACCAGTTTCCGGAAACAACGTCAGTCACGCGAACAACGTGACCAAGCGTCGGTGGCTCCCCAACCTGCAGAGGGTGCGCGCCGTGGTCGACGGCACGGTTCGAAGGATTCGTGTCTGTACGCGCTGTATCCGCTCCGGAAAAGTCGCCAAAGCCGCCCGCTGA
- a CDS encoding pilus assembly protein PilP — translation MNRLRLLAFLLAILLIPAGLAPAQEATSAEPESEQESAPEDVLQDLESILEEDAVDTYRYDPQGRRDPFRSLIRGRESAVRTDVPPGVPGFLIDEIDLQGVIRSRSGLVATIKGPDNIGYTIRPGDKLYDGEVLRITPTAVYFRQEVNDPTLIERQREVVKELDNRPGGRG, via the coding sequence ATGAATCGACTCAGGTTGCTGGCGTTTCTTCTGGCGATCCTTCTGATTCCGGCCGGCCTGGCTCCGGCACAGGAAGCGACATCGGCCGAGCCCGAATCGGAGCAGGAGTCCGCTCCGGAAGACGTTCTTCAGGATCTCGAGAGCATTCTGGAAGAGGATGCGGTCGATACCTATCGTTACGATCCCCAGGGGCGCCGCGATCCTTTCCGATCGCTGATTCGCGGACGTGAGTCGGCCGTTCGAACCGATGTTCCTCCGGGCGTGCCCGGGTTTCTGATCGACGAGATCGACCTCCAGGGCGTGATTCGCTCCCGATCGGGGCTCGTGGCGACGATCAAGGGCCCGGACAATATCGGCTACACGATCCGGCCGGGCGACAAGCTTTACGATGGAGAAGTCCTGAGGATCACGCCGACGGCGGTTTACTTCCGGCAGGAAGTCAATGATCCGACACTGATCGAACGACAGCGGGAGGTCGTCAAGGAACTCGACAACCGGCCCGGAGGACGTGGCTGA